One stretch of Flavobacteriales bacterium DNA includes these proteins:
- a CDS encoding SurA N-terminal domain-containing protein has translation MISLENIRNRSGLLLVVIGFAMLAFILTDLMSSSNGASSATDLVVGEVGDDEIDYQVFEQRVQQTLESQRQSNPNVDIAQVRNSVWNQVVREAILNNEFSDLGLEVSAGELFDMVQGENPYPTVKQSFTNPETGEFDRARLLQFLKEDINNDETGQAMQQWLNFEEAIRIERQNNKYNALIAKGLSASDWEAELSRKNQSEIRNVSFVQIPFETIPDSLVTISDSDLKSYIKDNSEKYQQEASRAIDYVVFNVNPSNDDRLDAQEWIEDIKADFSETTEDDVFVRKNSDVFNRVVFVGESALSDDVKSLANSQTGTVVGPFQQGFNTLRLAKLVAKESRPDSVEARHILISTPDAEAQIDSLKNLISKGQSFASLAETFSEDRGSANNGGDLGWFAEGLMVDQFNEACFSAKKGELVVVNTQFGVHLIEVVDKSRSSQKYKVAYLDRQVQYSNATYQEVFAKAGKFAAENTTYEQFNESSIAENLSKRVADELQENTVAIPGLENPRELVRWAYDSKVGNVSDVFEFGNKIVVATLTSIKKEGLTDLEDVRAEVETIVRNNKKSEKLMDELSDYSTLEDISSTYGSSVKNVEGLNFSSNQVPNLGDEPAFVGAAFAVEEGQTSRIFKSRNSVCMLRVDKVISAPENADYSSVKNSIVNNLQSRSSYQAYQALVELYDVKDNRSKFY, from the coding sequence ATGATTAGTTTAGAAAATATTAGAAATCGTTCAGGTTTATTGTTAGTGGTAATTGGATTCGCAATGTTAGCATTTATCCTTACCGATTTGATGTCGTCTAGTAACGGTGCCTCATCAGCTACAGATTTAGTAGTTGGAGAAGTTGGTGATGATGAAATAGATTACCAAGTTTTTGAGCAAAGAGTACAACAGACTTTAGAATCTCAAAGGCAATCAAACCCAAATGTTGATATTGCTCAAGTTAGAAACTCGGTTTGGAACCAAGTTGTTAGAGAGGCGATTTTAAACAATGAATTTTCAGACTTAGGCCTAGAGGTTAGTGCAGGCGAGTTGTTTGATATGGTGCAAGGAGAAAACCCTTACCCTACAGTAAAACAATCATTCACTAATCCTGAGACTGGAGAATTTGATAGAGCAAGGTTATTACAATTCCTCAAAGAAGATATCAATAATGACGAGACAGGTCAGGCTATGCAGCAATGGTTAAACTTTGAAGAAGCAATCCGTATTGAAAGACAAAATAACAAATACAATGCTTTAATTGCTAAAGGCTTATCTGCCTCTGATTGGGAAGCAGAATTAAGTAGAAAAAATCAGAGTGAAATCCGTAATGTGTCATTTGTTCAAATTCCTTTTGAAACAATTCCTGACAGTTTAGTAACAATAAGTGACTCTGACCTAAAATCATACATCAAAGATAACAGCGAAAAATACCAACAAGAAGCATCTAGAGCAATAGACTACGTTGTATTCAACGTTAATCCCTCTAATGATGATAGATTAGATGCTCAGGAGTGGATAGAAGATATCAAAGCTGATTTTTCTGAAACAACAGAAGATGATGTATTTGTCAGAAAAAATTCAGATGTTTTTAACCGTGTTGTTTTCGTTGGGGAAAGCGCTTTGTCTGATGATGTAAAGTCGTTAGCTAATTCTCAGACAGGTACTGTGGTAGGTCCTTTTCAACAAGGATTTAATACACTTAGGTTAGCTAAGTTAGTAGCCAAAGAGTCAAGACCTGATTCTGTTGAGGCGAGACATATATTAATTTCTACACCTGATGCAGAGGCTCAAATTGATAGTCTAAAAAATCTTATTAGCAAGGGGCAATCTTTTGCTTCATTAGCAGAAACTTTTTCTGAAGATAGAGGCTCGGCTAATAATGGCGGTGATTTAGGTTGGTTTGCTGAAGGCTTGATGGTTGACCAATTTAATGAGGCTTGTTTTAGTGCCAAAAAAGGAGAGCTAGTAGTTGTTAATACTCAGTTTGGTGTACATCTTATTGAGGTTGTTGATAAATCTAGATCTTCACAAAAGTATAAAGTTGCCTATTTAGATAGACAAGTTCAATATAGCAATGCTACTTACCAAGAAGTTTTTGCCAAAGCAGGTAAGTTTGCGGCGGAGAACACTACTTACGAGCAATTTAATGAATCATCAATCGCTGAAAACCTTTCTAAAAGGGTTGCAGATGAATTACAAGAAAACACCGTTGCTATACCTGGTTTAGAGAATCCAAGAGAATTAGTTAGATGGGCTTACGATTCTAAGGTAGGTAATGTCTCAGATGTGTTTGAGTTTGGAAATAAGATTGTTGTAGCCACTTTAACATCTATTAAGAAAGAAGGTCTTACTGACTTAGAAGATGTTAGAGCTGAGGTTGAAACTATTGTCCGTAACAACAAGAAATCTGAAAAATTAATGGACGAATTATCTGACTATTCGACATTAGAAGATATCTCATCTACATATGGTTCTTCAGTTAAAAATGTTGAAGGGCTTAATTTTTCTAGTAATCAAGTTCCAAATTTAGGTGATGAGCCAGCTTTTGTAGGTGCTGCTTTTGCTGTTGAAGAAGGACAAACCTCTAGAATATTTAAAAGTAGAAATTCAGTATGCATGCTTAGGGTTGATAAAGTTATTTCAGCTCCTGAAAATGCTGATTACTCAAGTGTAAAAAACTCAATAGTAAACAACTTGCAGTCTAGATCTTCTTATCAAGCTTATCAAGCTCTTGTTGAATTGTATGATGTAAAAGATAATAGATCAAAGTTCTATTAG
- the rodA gene encoding rod shape-determining protein RodA, with translation MRFKSHIFDKVDWWTVLMYVVLVLIGWLNIYAALYNENHQLMDFSQKYGRQLIWLSIAFVIAIFILFFNWKFFEGFAYLIYALSILSLLGVLFFGIEINGAKSWFDFGFMRLQPAEFAKVACCLAIAKFLSRLNMSLEKSKNKIIATAIIILPVLCIILQNDTGSALVYATFILVLYRFGLPATLLIIAIVTTILFVTSIIVSKIVLIVILSVIAVFFFIISNRKLRELLIISSFLAMSIGFIFSVDYVFERVLEPHHVTRIKVLLGQESDPHGAGYNVNQSMIAIGSGGFTGKGYLNGTQTKFNFVPEQSTDFIFCTIGEEWGFLGSSLLLLLYLAFLFRLLYLAERQRSIFSKVFGYGVVSIFFFHIAINIAMTIGLAPVIGIPLPFISYGGSSLWGFTILLFIFLNLDSYRLQILR, from the coding sequence ATGCGATTTAAGAGTCACATATTTGATAAAGTAGATTGGTGGACCGTACTAATGTATGTAGTATTGGTATTAATTGGCTGGTTAAATATTTATGCTGCTCTGTACAATGAGAATCATCAACTGATGGATTTCAGTCAAAAATATGGGCGTCAGCTAATTTGGCTTTCAATAGCTTTTGTGATTGCAATTTTTATTTTGTTTTTCAATTGGAAATTCTTTGAGGGGTTCGCCTATCTGATATACGCTCTATCTATCCTGAGCCTTTTAGGGGTTTTGTTTTTTGGTATTGAGATTAATGGTGCTAAGTCTTGGTTTGACTTTGGGTTTATGCGACTTCAACCTGCTGAGTTTGCTAAGGTGGCTTGTTGTTTAGCTATTGCAAAATTCTTGAGCAGACTCAATATGTCTCTAGAAAAATCTAAAAATAAAATCATAGCTACGGCTATTATTATACTGCCTGTTCTATGTATTATTCTTCAAAATGATACGGGGTCAGCACTGGTTTACGCTACCTTTATCCTTGTCCTTTATCGCTTTGGGCTACCTGCCACATTACTAATCATAGCTATAGTAACGACTATATTATTTGTAACATCTATCATAGTTTCCAAAATTGTACTTATAGTTATTTTGTCTGTTATTGCTGTTTTCTTTTTTATTATTTCTAATAGAAAACTTAGAGAACTCCTTATCATTTCATCGTTCTTAGCAATGAGTATTGGTTTTATTTTTAGCGTTGATTATGTCTTTGAACGTGTTTTAGAGCCTCATCATGTAACAAGAATAAAAGTACTGCTAGGGCAAGAAAGCGATCCCCATGGCGCAGGATACAATGTCAATCAATCTATGATAGCTATAGGTTCTGGTGGCTTTACTGGCAAAGGCTATCTTAATGGAACACAAACTAAATTTAACTTTGTTCCTGAACAAAGTACTGATTTTATTTTCTGTACGATTGGTGAAGAATGGGGGTTTCTAGGAAGCTCTTTATTACTGCTCCTATACCTCGCCTTTTTATTCCGTTTACTGTACTTAGCAGAGCGACAACGCTCCATATTTAGCAAAGTATTTGGCTATGGTGTGGTCAGTATCTTTTTCTTTCACATAGCTATTAACATAGCCATGACTATAGGTTTAGCTCCTGTTATTGGCATACCACTACCATTTATCAGTTATGGTGGATCTTCCTTATGGGGCTTTACTATTCTATTATTTATCTTCCTTAACTTGGATTCGTACAGGCTACAAATTCTGAGATAA
- the mrdA gene encoding penicillin-binding protein 2, with protein MKQYENRTYIIGGFFGLVILIFIIRLFSIQVLDDSFKTSSENNVIRKQTDYPRRGLIYDRNNELIVYNEAAYDLMITPKQTTKLDTGLICSLLEIDTLNLMNRIEKARKYSMYKASILMKQISVETYTKLQENMFLMPGFFVQTRTLRKYPFSTASHLLGYVGEVGQKTVKNKPYYKEGDYIGISGIEKAYEDKLRGDKGIKLLLKDVHNNIKGSFNNGKFDIKSKPGKNLQSSIDIHLQNYGELLMKNKRGSIVALEPSTGEILCLVSSPNYDPNNLVGRKRSGNYLVLNEDTINKPLFNRATLAQYPPGSTFKLINALIGLQEKVIYSGSRFGCDEGYVYGEEKRKMKCHPHRTPLNLTESISNSCNAYFCNVYRAIIEKYPNTYEGYEVWRNYVTSFGLGNWLNNDLPTGQKGFVPTQNFYDRIYGRNRWKSLTNLSLSIGQDALLTTPIQMANMTAAIANRGYYFTPHIVKSIDNDSIDSRFTKPLYTMIDSSLFEIVIKGMQEVVEDEELGTSNIAKMENITVCGKTGTAQNPHGEDHSIFIGFAPKDNPKIALAVYVENGGWGSTWAVPIGSLMIEKYLNDTIERGGLEKKITEGIIEY; from the coding sequence GTGAAACAATACGAAAACAGAACGTATATAATTGGCGGCTTTTTTGGACTCGTTATACTCATCTTTATCATTCGTTTGTTCTCCATTCAAGTTTTAGATGATAGCTTTAAAACTTCCTCTGAAAATAATGTCATTAGAAAACAAACAGACTACCCAAGAAGAGGCTTGATTTATGACAGAAACAACGAACTCATAGTGTACAATGAGGCTGCTTACGACCTAATGATTACCCCAAAGCAAACCACTAAATTAGACACTGGGCTTATCTGTTCATTATTAGAGATAGATACTCTTAATTTGATGAATAGAATCGAAAAAGCTAGAAAATACTCTATGTACAAGGCTAGTATTTTAATGAAACAAATTTCCGTTGAAACGTACACTAAATTACAAGAGAATATGTTTCTGATGCCTGGTTTTTTTGTGCAAACCAGAACGCTAAGGAAATACCCTTTTTCTACCGCAAGTCATTTATTAGGCTATGTTGGAGAAGTAGGGCAAAAGACCGTAAAGAATAAGCCTTATTACAAAGAAGGCGACTATATTGGTATTAGCGGAATTGAAAAAGCCTATGAAGACAAACTCCGAGGAGATAAAGGCATTAAGTTACTTTTAAAAGATGTACACAACAATATCAAAGGTAGTTTTAACAATGGAAAATTTGATATTAAATCAAAGCCTGGCAAAAATTTACAATCGTCTATAGATATCCATCTTCAAAACTATGGCGAATTGCTAATGAAAAATAAAAGAGGTAGTATCGTTGCTTTAGAACCTTCAACAGGTGAAATTCTATGTCTTGTATCATCGCCAAATTACGACCCGAACAACCTAGTAGGCAGAAAACGTTCTGGAAATTATCTTGTATTGAATGAAGACACTATAAATAAGCCTTTGTTTAATAGAGCAACATTAGCACAATACCCCCCCGGATCAACTTTTAAATTGATAAATGCATTGATAGGGCTACAAGAAAAAGTAATCTATTCAGGAAGCAGGTTCGGTTGTGACGAAGGTTACGTATATGGTGAAGAAAAACGCAAGATGAAATGCCACCCTCATCGAACTCCCCTCAATTTAACTGAATCTATCTCAAACTCTTGCAATGCTTATTTTTGTAATGTATATAGAGCAATTATTGAAAAATACCCTAACACCTACGAAGGTTATGAAGTTTGGCGAAATTATGTCACAAGTTTTGGCTTAGGGAATTGGCTCAATAACGATTTACCAACTGGGCAGAAAGGTTTTGTTCCGACTCAAAATTTTTACGATAGAATTTATGGCAGAAACCGATGGAAATCATTAACCAATCTGTCACTTTCGATAGGTCAAGATGCACTACTAACCACTCCAATACAAATGGCTAATATGACGGCAGCAATAGCAAATAGAGGATATTATTTTACGCCGCACATTGTAAAATCTATTGACAATGATAGTATTGATAGCAGGTTTACTAAACCTTTATATACCATGATTGACTCTTCATTATTTGAAATTGTTATAAAAGGTATGCAAGAAGTGGTAGAAGATGAAGAGCTAGGTACTTCAAATATTGCCAAAATGGAAAACATTACAGTTTGTGGCAAAACAGGAACAGCACAGAATCCACATGGTGAAGACCATTCCATATTTATTGGCTTTGCCCCTAAAGACAATCCCAAAATAGCTTTGGCAGTATATGTAGAGAATGGAGGCTGGGGCTCAACATGGGCCGTTCCTATTGGTAGTCTAATGATAGAAAAATACCTAAACGATACCATAGAAAGAGGTGGCTTAGAGAAAAAGATAACAGAAGGAATAATAGAATATTAA
- the mreD gene encoding rod shape-determining protein MreD, translating to MNNITIRHSVRFLLFIFLQVFIFNNIFFMGYINPYIYLLFIILLPFNKSNKNLNLIIALCTGLIIDSFQNSMGMHAFACVLIVYLRNPILLRLVPQLKNKTQTTIEFSMQEFGVQISVIYTTILVFIHHFALFAIEAFRFDIGNVLLRTIASALVSSILLIIFQFLNSRNTSK from the coding sequence ATGAATAACATAACCATTAGACATAGCGTTCGATTTTTACTTTTTATATTCTTGCAAGTCTTTATCTTCAACAATATATTTTTCATGGGCTATATCAACCCCTATATTTACCTTCTATTTATCATATTATTACCCTTCAATAAGTCCAACAAGAATTTAAACCTAATTATAGCCTTATGCACGGGGCTTATTATAGATTCTTTTCAGAACTCTATGGGAATGCATGCCTTTGCTTGTGTTCTAATCGTTTATTTACGCAACCCTATTTTACTCCGATTAGTTCCACAGTTAAAAAACAAAACTCAAACTACTATTGAGTTTTCTATGCAAGAATTTGGGGTTCAAATAAGTGTCATTTACACAACCATATTGGTGTTTATTCATCACTTTGCATTATTTGCTATCGAAGCATTTAGATTTGACATTGGCAATGTTTTGCTTCGTACTATAGCGAGTGCACTAGTAAGCTCTATACTACTTATCATCTTTCAATTTTTGAATTCTAGAAATACTTCAAAGTGA
- the mreC gene encoding rod shape-determining protein MreC, which translates to MRNLLELINKHNHLLLFILLESFSLFLIIQNSNFHKAAFINSTNGVTANSFAIISNFKDYFSLKKINDLLLLENAKLKSLISYQTNDSISRKDPYHFISATVINNSVAKANNYLTLDKGEIDGIKRGMGVISDKGVIGIVKETSKRYSTVLSILHSQSKLSVAIKKNNHFGSLQWDGKNYKKARIYDIPSHVNLNLGDTIVTSGFSHIFPSKIELGIISQIDTEEDDKFHKIKITFIEDLKQLRYVNVCQSLNKEEKDNLETDLDE; encoded by the coding sequence ATGCGAAACCTATTAGAATTAATAAACAAACACAACCACTTACTTTTATTTATTCTACTAGAAAGCTTTTCTTTATTCCTTATTATTCAAAATAGCAATTTTCACAAAGCCGCATTTATAAATTCAACTAATGGCGTAACAGCTAATAGCTTCGCTATAATTAGCAATTTTAAAGACTATTTTTCTCTTAAAAAGATCAACGATTTACTTCTTTTAGAAAATGCTAAACTAAAAAGTTTAATCAGCTATCAGACGAATGACTCCATTAGCCGCAAAGACCCTTACCATTTTATTTCAGCAACTGTAATTAACAACTCCGTAGCGAAAGCCAACAACTACTTGACATTGGACAAAGGGGAAATTGACGGCATAAAAAGAGGCATGGGAGTTATTTCTGACAAAGGAGTTATTGGAATAGTCAAAGAAACATCAAAACGTTATAGCACGGTTCTATCTATTTTACATAGCCAAAGCAAACTAAGTGTAGCTATCAAAAAAAATAACCATTTTGGATCCTTACAATGGGACGGCAAAAACTATAAAAAGGCTCGAATTTATGATATACCATCGCACGTCAATTTAAATCTAGGCGACACTATCGTAACTAGTGGGTTTTCACACATCTTCCCTTCAAAAATTGAGCTAGGAATCATCAGTCAAATTGATACTGAAGAAGATGATAAATTTCATAAAATCAAAATAACATTCATAGAGGATTTAAAACAACTGAGATATGTAAACGTATGCCAATCGTTGAATAAAGAAGAAAAGGATAATCTTGAAACTGACTTAGATGAATAA
- a CDS encoding rod shape-determining protein produces the protein MGFFDFMTQEIAIDLGTANTLIIHNDKVVVDEPSIVAKDIIQNKVVAIGKKAQQMHGKTHRTIETIRPLKDGVIADFSAAEQMIRGMIKMIPRRKSIFSPSLKMVVCIPSGITEVEKRAVKDSAEHAGAKEVFLIHEPMAAAIGIGVDVLEPKGNMIIDIGGGTSEIAVISLGGIVTDRSIRVAGDNFTTDIRIYMRNHHNIDIGERMAEKIKINVGAALQELEEPPANFAVHGRDLMSGIPKEIIVTYKEIARALDQTISQIEQAVLAALGQTPPELSADIYNTGIYLTGGGSMLRGLDKRISLKTKLPVYVAEDPLRAVARGTGIALKNTENFPFLIR, from the coding sequence ATGGGTTTTTTCGATTTTATGACGCAAGAGATTGCTATTGATTTAGGTACAGCAAACACTCTTATCATTCACAATGACAAAGTAGTTGTTGATGAACCCTCTATTGTAGCTAAAGACATTATTCAAAATAAAGTTGTTGCTATCGGGAAGAAAGCGCAGCAAATGCATGGAAAAACACACAGAACCATAGAAACAATTAGACCACTTAAAGATGGTGTAATTGCGGATTTCTCTGCCGCTGAGCAAATGATTAGAGGAATGATAAAAATGATACCCAGAAGGAAAAGTATCTTTTCTCCATCATTAAAAATGGTAGTTTGTATTCCATCTGGTATTACGGAAGTTGAAAAACGAGCCGTTAAAGATTCTGCAGAGCATGCCGGAGCCAAAGAGGTATTTCTTATTCACGAACCAATGGCAGCCGCTATTGGAATTGGAGTAGATGTGCTTGAACCAAAAGGAAACATGATTATCGACATAGGTGGTGGAACTTCAGAAATTGCCGTCATCTCACTAGGAGGCATCGTTACTGATAGGTCAATTCGAGTAGCTGGAGATAACTTCACTACTGATATTCGTATATATATGCGTAACCATCACAATATTGATATCGGTGAACGTATGGCTGAAAAAATTAAAATTAATGTGGGTGCCGCTCTTCAAGAATTGGAAGAACCACCAGCGAATTTTGCAGTTCACGGAAGAGATTTAATGAGTGGAATACCAAAAGAAATTATCGTTACCTATAAAGAAATTGCAAGAGCACTAGATCAAACCATATCGCAGATAGAACAGGCCGTACTTGCTGCTTTAGGGCAAACACCCCCTGAACTTTCTGCCGACATTTATAATACTGGTATTTATCTTACTGGTGGGGGCTCAATGCTTAGAGGATTGGATAAGCGTATTTCTCTAAAAACTAAACTTCCTGTTTACGTTGCCGAAGACCCTCTTAGAGCTGTTGCTAGAGGAACAGGTATTGCATTGAAGAATACAGAAAACTTCCCATTTTTAATTCGATAA